A genomic region of Streptomyces sp. R33 contains the following coding sequences:
- a CDS encoding crotonase/enoyl-CoA hydratase family protein codes for MVDEQASVRVERDGPVFTVILSRPEVRNAVDGPTAAQLADAFRRFEADEDAAVAVLWGEGGTFCAGADLKAIGTERGNQVLASGDGPMGPTRMRLGKPVIAAVAGHAVAGGLELALWCDLRVVEEDAVFGVFCRRWGVPLIDGGTVRLPRLIGESRAMDLILTGRPVAAAEAHDIGLANRVVPTGHSRQAAEALAREIAAFPQLCLRHDRLSVLEQHGLDEAEALAGEYRHGLVPLTAGETRAGAGRFASGEGRHGAFGE; via the coding sequence ATGGTGGACGAGCAGGCCTCGGTACGGGTGGAACGGGACGGCCCGGTGTTCACGGTGATCCTGAGCAGGCCGGAGGTCCGCAACGCCGTGGACGGCCCGACGGCGGCGCAGCTCGCCGATGCCTTCCGCCGGTTCGAGGCCGACGAGGACGCGGCCGTCGCCGTGCTGTGGGGCGAGGGCGGGACCTTCTGCGCGGGCGCGGACCTCAAGGCCATCGGCACCGAGCGCGGCAACCAGGTGCTCGCGTCGGGGGACGGGCCCATGGGCCCGACCCGGATGCGGCTCGGCAAGCCGGTGATCGCGGCCGTCGCGGGGCACGCGGTGGCCGGGGGCCTGGAGCTGGCCCTCTGGTGCGATCTGCGGGTGGTGGAGGAGGACGCGGTTTTCGGGGTGTTCTGCCGCCGCTGGGGCGTGCCGCTGATCGACGGCGGTACGGTACGGCTGCCCCGCCTGATCGGCGAGAGCCGCGCCATGGACCTGATCCTGACGGGTCGTCCGGTCGCCGCCGCCGAGGCGCACGACATCGGCCTCGCCAACCGTGTGGTCCCCACGGGGCACTCCCGGCAGGCCGCGGAGGCGCTGGCCCGCGAGATCGCCGCGTTCCCCCAGCTGTGCCTGCGCCACGATCGGCTGTCCGTCCTGGAACAGCACGGGCTGGACGAAGCCGAGGCACTGGCGGGCGAGTACCGGCACGGTCTGGTGCCGCTGACCGCGGGCGAGACCCGGGCGGGAGCGGGCCGGTTCGCCTCGGGCGAGGGGCGGCACGGCGCGTTCGGGGAGTGA
- the thpR gene encoding RNA 2',3'-cyclic phosphodiesterase: MNEEIQPATVRVFIALAPPDEAKEELARELRPAYHAYPGLRWNRIEDWHITLAFLGELPVTAVPLLQPPLAALAAAHRPLELALRGSGHFDHRVLWSGIDGEVDGLHGLTAQVRSVVKDCGIAFEDRPLRPHLTLARSRRSDTSSTVEVAAALTGFTGRPWQAERLHLVGSNIGRGPGPIHYRDIQAWEFTGRR; encoded by the coding sequence GTGAACGAAGAGATCCAGCCCGCGACCGTCCGTGTGTTCATCGCCCTCGCCCCGCCCGACGAGGCCAAGGAGGAACTGGCCCGGGAGCTGCGGCCCGCCTACCACGCGTACCCGGGCTTGCGCTGGAACCGCATCGAGGACTGGCACATCACCCTGGCCTTCCTCGGTGAACTCCCGGTCACCGCGGTCCCGCTGCTGCAGCCGCCGCTCGCCGCCCTCGCCGCAGCGCACCGGCCCCTGGAGCTGGCGCTGCGCGGCAGCGGACACTTCGACCACCGGGTGCTCTGGAGCGGTATCGACGGGGAGGTCGACGGACTGCACGGGCTCACCGCGCAGGTGCGCAGCGTCGTCAAGGACTGCGGTATCGCCTTCGAAGACCGGCCGCTGCGCCCCCACCTGACGCTGGCCCGCTCCCGCCGCAGCGACACCTCCAGCACGGTGGAAGTCGCCGCCGCACTCACCGGGTTCACCGGCCGCCCGTGGCAGGCCGAACGCCTCCACCTGGTCGGCAGCAACATAGGCCGCGGCCCCGGCCCGATCCACTACCGCGACATCCAGGCCTGGGAATTCACCGGCCGGCGCTGA
- a CDS encoding class F sortase has product MRRAPAASTVRPARRRAAALAAAALATLFLAACGGQDSAAPAAPRGQAPQGGAQSGAGAGAGAGAGQVKPALARSEPQSISIPSLGLSSSLETLRQNADGTMQTPKDPGRAGWYEPGPTPGSQGPAVIAGHVTWNGAAAVFEKLKTMKAGDTIKVTRRDNKTATFTVDRVAEYPKAEFPTLEVYKNLDHAGLRLVTCGGEFDPKKHYYNSNVVVFASMTGTT; this is encoded by the coding sequence GTGCGCCGTGCACCCGCCGCATCCACCGTGCGGCCCGCCCGCCGCCGGGCCGCAGCCCTGGCCGCCGCAGCCCTCGCCACGTTGTTTCTCGCGGCGTGCGGGGGCCAGGATTCGGCGGCCCCCGCCGCCCCTCGAGGTCAGGCCCCGCAGGGCGGGGCGCAGAGCGGTGCGGGTGCGGGTGCGGGTGCGGGTGCGGGCCAGGTCAAGCCCGCCCTCGCCCGCTCGGAGCCGCAGAGCATCTCGATCCCGTCCCTCGGGCTCTCCAGCTCCTTGGAGACGCTGCGGCAGAACGCGGACGGAACGATGCAGACCCCCAAGGACCCCGGTCGCGCGGGCTGGTACGAGCCGGGGCCGACGCCCGGCTCCCAGGGGCCCGCCGTGATCGCCGGCCATGTCACGTGGAACGGCGCGGCGGCGGTGTTCGAGAAGCTCAAGACGATGAAGGCCGGCGACACGATCAAGGTGACCCGGCGGGACAACAAGACGGCCACGTTCACGGTGGACCGGGTCGCCGAGTACCCGAAGGCCGAGTTCCCGACGCTCGAGGTCTACAAGAACCTCGACCACGCAGGCCTTCGCCTGGTCACGTGCGGCGGCGAGTTCGACCCGAAGAAGCACTACTACAACAGCAACGTGGTCGTGTTCGCCAGCATGACGGGCACCACGTAG
- a CDS encoding RNA ligase family protein — protein sequence MHAESRPWSPYPKIPAGRRLGETGGRDWVAQEKIHGANFAVVCDGTGPRPAKRRELLADGGLDDFFGVGRIWPALAVAAGRCAALLRERYGAAASAVVTVYGELAGGRYPHPDIPPVPGAEPVQTGVWYAPELLWLPFDATVATGDGLCWVSDQALRAAADAAGLHGAPLLARGTLARVGQLPVVFPTRLPALLGLPALPDNRAEGIVVKPAGESWTATPPMAKLKQPAFAEDERFAGSRPFRAPAEGAAGVPGWLLAHATGLLTPARAASAVSKLGPRTPEGEVAAEIARDAADETEEALGGLDGVTRHALEGALHAGALSLVRFDAADRRTGFAR from the coding sequence GTGCACGCCGAATCCCGCCCCTGGTCCCCGTATCCGAAGATCCCCGCAGGCCGCAGGCTGGGCGAGACGGGCGGGCGGGACTGGGTCGCCCAGGAGAAGATCCACGGTGCCAACTTCGCCGTCGTCTGCGACGGCACCGGCCCGCGCCCGGCCAAACGCCGCGAACTCCTCGCGGACGGCGGCCTCGACGACTTCTTCGGCGTCGGCCGCATCTGGCCGGCCCTGGCGGTCGCCGCGGGCCGGTGCGCCGCGCTGCTGCGGGAGCGGTACGGGGCCGCGGCCTCGGCCGTCGTGACCGTCTACGGCGAACTCGCGGGCGGCCGCTATCCGCACCCCGACATCCCCCCGGTGCCGGGAGCCGAGCCCGTGCAGACCGGCGTCTGGTACGCACCGGAACTGCTGTGGCTGCCGTTCGACGCGACCGTCGCCACCGGCGACGGCCTGTGCTGGGTCTCCGACCAGGCGCTGCGGGCCGCGGCGGACGCGGCCGGTCTGCACGGCGCGCCCCTGCTGGCACGGGGCACCCTCGCCCGGGTCGGGCAGCTGCCGGTGGTGTTCCCTACCCGGCTGCCCGCGCTGCTGGGTCTGCCCGCCCTGCCGGACAACCGCGCCGAGGGCATCGTCGTCAAACCCGCGGGGGAGTCATGGACGGCCACCCCGCCGATGGCCAAGCTCAAGCAGCCCGCCTTCGCCGAGGACGAGCGCTTCGCCGGGTCCCGCCCCTTCCGGGCGCCCGCCGAGGGCGCGGCCGGCGTCCCCGGCTGGCTGCTGGCCCACGCGACCGGACTCCTCACACCGGCCCGGGCCGCGTCGGCGGTGAGCAAGCTGGGGCCCCGTACCCCGGAGGGGGAGGTGGCCGCCGAGATCGCCCGCGACGCCGCGGACGAGACCGAGGAGGCGCTGGGCGGGCTGGACGGGGTCACGCGACACGCTCTGGAGGGCGCCCTGCACGCCGGAGCGCTGTCCCTGGTCCGCTTCGACGCGGCCGACCGGCGTACGGGATTCGCACGGTGA
- a CDS encoding VOC family protein — translation MSADDRNPLALARVSTRLPAQDLDRARRFYAETLGLEPVDERPGGLLYRCAGTEFVLFKSTGASPGTFTQMALEVDDIEAAVSALKQRGVVFEEVDVPGFRTKDGIAEIEGNYPSKGARGERGAWFRDSEGNLLGMGEPVV, via the coding sequence ATGAGCGCTGACGACAGGAACCCTCTCGCCCTGGCACGCGTGTCGACCAGGCTTCCGGCCCAGGACCTGGACCGGGCGCGGCGTTTCTACGCCGAGACGCTCGGTCTGGAGCCCGTGGACGAACGGCCCGGCGGGCTGCTGTACCGGTGCGCAGGCACGGAGTTCGTCCTGTTCAAGTCGACGGGCGCCTCGCCCGGCACCTTCACCCAGATGGCGTTGGAGGTGGACGACATCGAGGCCGCGGTGTCGGCACTCAAGCAGCGCGGAGTGGTCTTCGAAGAGGTCGACGTACCGGGGTTCCGGACGAAGGACGGGATCGCCGAGATCGAGGGGAACTACCCGAGCAAGGGCGCGCGGGGAGAACGTGGCGCCTGGTTCCGTGACAGCGAGGGAAACCTGCTGGGCATGGGCGAGCCAGTCGTCTGA